Proteins encoded within one genomic window of Streptomyces taklimakanensis:
- a CDS encoding L,D-transpeptidase, translating to MEKCVMTDGKRRKGVVVAAAVLSGVLALTACGGDGGGGDSDSDAGKKQEKGQAQVDRAAAEEASDARIVITPKDGSDNTSINAVGVSVEGGKLTSVTMKAAATGQEVAGTLAADGTSWKPDGQLERSTRYTISAKAEDPEGRTVHGNSTFTTVSPENSFIGYFTPEDGSTVGVGMPVSINFDKGITNRKLVQSSIEVNSTSGQEIVGHWFSDTRLDFRPKDYWKAGSKVTVDLNLDGVEGAEGITGVQDKSFSFTVGRSQVSTVDVKSKTMEVVRDGKTIRTVKISAGAPETPTYNGQMVISEKFEETRMDGATVGFTDDDGKGEYDIPDVPHAMRLSTSGTFIHGNYWGADSIFGSANTSHGCVGLNDVKGGDDPNQDAAWFFDNSLLGDLVIVKNSPDKQIAPHNGLNGWNMSWEDWKAGSAL from the coding sequence ATGGAGAAGTGTGTGATGACGGACGGCAAGCGCCGCAAGGGTGTCGTGGTGGCGGCCGCGGTGCTCAGCGGGGTACTCGCACTGACCGCGTGCGGCGGTGACGGCGGCGGCGGCGACTCCGACTCCGACGCGGGCAAGAAGCAGGAGAAGGGGCAGGCCCAGGTGGACCGGGCGGCGGCCGAGGAGGCCTCGGACGCCCGAATAGTCATCACCCCCAAGGACGGCTCGGACAACACCAGCATCAACGCGGTCGGGGTCTCGGTGGAGGGCGGCAAGCTCACCTCGGTGACCATGAAGGCCGCGGCGACGGGTCAGGAGGTGGCGGGCACCCTGGCCGCCGACGGCACCAGTTGGAAGCCCGACGGCCAACTGGAGCGCTCCACCCGGTACACGATCTCGGCCAAGGCCGAGGACCCCGAGGGACGCACGGTCCACGGGAACTCGACCTTCACCACGGTCTCGCCCGAAAACAGCTTCATTGGGTACTTCACGCCCGAGGACGGCTCCACCGTGGGCGTGGGCATGCCGGTGTCGATCAACTTCGACAAGGGGATCACCAACCGGAAGCTCGTCCAGTCCTCGATCGAGGTCAACTCCACCAGCGGCCAGGAGATCGTCGGCCACTGGTTCAGCGACACGCGCCTGGACTTCCGTCCGAAGGACTACTGGAAGGCCGGCTCCAAGGTCACCGTCGACCTCAACCTCGACGGCGTCGAGGGCGCCGAGGGCATCACCGGCGTCCAGGACAAGAGCTTCAGCTTCACCGTCGGCCGCTCCCAGGTCAGCACGGTCGACGTGAAGTCCAAGACCATGGAGGTCGTCCGGGACGGCAAGACGATCAGGACCGTCAAGATCTCCGCGGGCGCGCCCGAGACCCCGACCTACAACGGTCAGATGGTGATCTCCGAGAAGTTCGAGGAGACCCGGATGGACGGCGCCACGGTCGGCTTCACCGACGACGACGGCAAGGGCGAGTACGACATCCCCGACGTGCCGCACGCCATGCGCCTGTCGACCTCCGGCACCTTCATCCACGGCAACTACTGGGGTGCCGACTCGATCTTCGGCAGCGCCAACACCAGCCACGGCTGCGTGGGCCTGAACGACGTCAAGGGCGGCGACGACCCCAACCAGGACGCGGCCTGGTTCTTCGACAACTCCCTGCTCGGCGACCTGGTCATCGTGAAGAACTCGCCGGACAAGCAGATCGCCCCGCACAACGGCCTCAACGGCTGGAACATGTCCTGGGAGGACTGGAAGGCCGGCTCGGCCCTCTGA
- a CDS encoding S8 family serine peptidase codes for MAIALTTGPTTTSSAAPRTPPAGSGSPAGTDRAAPDAPEAPKTPKSPKPPKTPKHRTVTLITGDRVLLDRSGEVVGMIRAKGREGVPVQVVRAGGHTHVIPRDALGLIHERRLDRRLFDVTELDREQYRARTGNGVPVIVTYQGTEPAAKAELHAAADPTVRATLRSVNGEALTVPEDTVAAAWTALTRPATEVGRLAAAPGVATVSLDGLHRATLDRSVARIGAPTAWKAGHDGTGVTIAVLDTGIDDTHEDFAGRIVAERNFSAAEDAEDRHGHGTHVASIAAGSGARSGGRHRGVAPGAGLLNAKVLDDDGYGSDSEIIEGMEWAVARGARVVNLSLGDIDTPGIDPMEEAVNRLSKDSGALFVVAAGNAGPDASTVGTPGSADAALTVGAVDGDDGLADFSSVGPRVGDGAVKPDLTAPGVDIGAAAAENSVVQREGTPVADGYVALSGTSMAAPHVAGAAALLAQRHPDWTGERLKGALTSSAVPAKGHTPFRQGTGRVDVAAALRQAVVAEPVSIGFGTARWPHHDDEPITRAVTYRNLGDRAVTLELAATGTDPEGGAAPRGMFTLSAERVTVPAGGTASVRVTADTRLGGDLDGAYGLVITATGGGRTVRTAGAVDREVESYDLTVRAVGRDGGPTGHWEGSLFPHTGDAPVVLRGDDGTATVRMPRGDYTLSGELPVPGRDGGRIDGLDWLVAPAVRLTGNTAITLDARRARPVTMTVPSGRARQTELAVTFDLHTAEGYVGLVNSAPDLPRGFRTARIGPVPKGAEIEAAATTTWVNGSTEYHAAHSRRGSFYTGLTLRTGRSEMARLVVSQAATAPGRTGVLMTTADTAAWASETGHTIPRVSTVYVRTQGTRWSQSFLQTNEAGEWEAEYHGGERSYTAGRSYHHAFNNGVFGPNLRRGEGGVFRDGDFLYGSVNPLSDGAGHLGGSDHDRATTTLYRNGGKYATRNEILDHTEFTLPKGKATYRLVTTVERSGPSKLSRRVSAAYTFTSGRTSEETAIPVSAVRFAPKLRLDGTSRARATVSVPVVVQGAAGRNPKSLTVYVSHDDGGTWRKLAVRKGRITVENPGRGGSVSFRAEVRDDRGNALSQTIIGAYRTR; via the coding sequence GTGGCCATCGCACTGACGACGGGGCCGACCACCACGTCGTCCGCCGCCCCGAGGACACCGCCGGCCGGGTCCGGTTCCCCGGCGGGAACCGACCGCGCGGCGCCCGACGCCCCCGAGGCCCCGAAGACCCCGAAGTCCCCGAAACCCCCGAAGACCCCGAAGCACCGCACCGTCACGCTCATCACCGGCGACCGGGTACTGCTCGACCGCTCCGGCGAGGTCGTCGGGATGATCCGGGCCAAGGGGCGCGAAGGGGTCCCCGTCCAGGTCGTGCGCGCCGGGGGGCACACCCACGTGATCCCGAGGGACGCGCTCGGCCTCATCCACGAACGCAGGCTCGACCGGCGGCTGTTCGACGTCACCGAACTCGACCGCGAGCAGTACCGCGCCAGGACCGGGAACGGCGTTCCGGTCATCGTCACCTACCAGGGCACCGAGCCGGCGGCCAAGGCCGAACTGCACGCCGCGGCCGACCCCACCGTGCGCGCCACCCTCCGTTCCGTCAACGGCGAGGCGCTGACCGTCCCCGAGGACACCGTCGCCGCCGCCTGGACGGCCCTGACCCGCCCCGCCACCGAGGTCGGACGGCTCGCCGCGGCCCCCGGGGTCGCCACCGTCTCGCTCGACGGCCTCCACCGGGCGACGCTCGACCGGAGCGTCGCCCGGATCGGCGCCCCCACCGCGTGGAAGGCCGGCCACGACGGCACCGGTGTCACCATCGCCGTCCTCGACACCGGCATCGACGACACGCACGAGGACTTCGCCGGCCGGATCGTCGCGGAGCGGAACTTCTCCGCGGCCGAGGACGCCGAGGACCGCCACGGACACGGCACCCACGTCGCCTCCATCGCGGCCGGCAGCGGCGCGAGGTCCGGCGGTCGCCACAGGGGCGTCGCCCCCGGGGCCGGACTGCTCAACGCCAAGGTGCTCGACGACGACGGCTACGGCAGCGACTCGGAGATCATCGAGGGCATGGAGTGGGCCGTGGCGCGGGGCGCCAGGGTCGTCAACCTCAGCCTCGGCGACATCGACACCCCCGGGATCGACCCGATGGAGGAGGCCGTCAACCGGCTGTCGAAGGACAGCGGCGCCCTCTTCGTCGTCGCGGCGGGCAACGCGGGACCCGACGCCTCCACGGTCGGCACCCCGGGCAGCGCGGACGCCGCGCTGACGGTCGGCGCCGTCGACGGGGACGACGGACTCGCGGACTTCTCCTCGGTCGGCCCCCGCGTCGGCGACGGCGCGGTCAAGCCCGACCTGACCGCGCCCGGCGTGGACATCGGCGCCGCCGCGGCCGAGAACAGCGTCGTCCAGCGGGAGGGCACCCCGGTCGCCGACGGCTACGTCGCCCTCTCCGGCACCTCCATGGCCGCCCCGCACGTCGCGGGCGCCGCCGCGCTGCTGGCCCAGCGGCACCCCGACTGGACCGGTGAGCGCCTCAAGGGCGCGCTGACCTCCTCCGCCGTGCCGGCCAAGGGGCACACCCCCTTCCGGCAGGGAACGGGCCGGGTGGACGTGGCCGCGGCCCTGAGGCAGGCGGTCGTCGCCGAGCCGGTGTCGATCGGCTTCGGCACCGCCCGGTGGCCGCACCACGACGACGAGCCGATCACCAGAGCCGTCACCTACCGGAACCTCGGCGACCGGGCCGTCACCCTGGAGCTGGCCGCGACGGGCACCGACCCGGAGGGCGGGGCCGCGCCACGCGGCATGTTCACCCTCTCCGCCGAGCGGGTCACCGTCCCCGCCGGCGGCACGGCCTCGGTCCGCGTCACCGCCGACACCCGCCTCGGCGGCGACCTCGACGGCGCCTACGGACTGGTGATCACCGCGACCGGCGGCGGCCGGACCGTCCGCACCGCGGGCGCCGTCGACCGCGAGGTCGAGTCCTACGACCTGACCGTGCGCGCCGTCGGCCGCGACGGCGGACCGACCGGCCACTGGGAGGGTTCCCTGTTCCCGCACACCGGCGACGCGCCCGTCGTCCTCCGGGGGGACGACGGCACCGCCACCGTGCGCATGCCCAGGGGCGACTACACCCTCTCCGGCGAACTCCCCGTGCCGGGGAGGGACGGGGGCCGCATCGACGGCCTGGACTGGCTCGTCGCCCCCGCCGTCAGGCTCACCGGGAACACCGCGATCACCCTCGACGCGCGCAGGGCCAGGCCGGTCACGATGACGGTGCCGAGCGGCAGGGCCCGACAGACCGAACTGGCCGTCACGTTCGACCTCCACACCGCGGAGGGGTACGTCGGTCTCGTCAACTCCGCGCCCGACCTGCCCCGGGGATTCCGCACCGCACGGATCGGCCCGGTGCCGAAGGGCGCCGAGATCGAGGCCGCCGCCACCACCACCTGGGTCAACGGCAGCACCGAGTACCACGCCGCCCACAGCCGGCGGGGGAGCTTCTACACCGGGCTCACCCTGCGCACCGGCAGGTCGGAGATGGCCCGGCTGGTCGTCTCCCAGGCCGCCACGGCCCCCGGACGCACCGGCGTGCTGATGACCACGGCGGACACCGCCGCCTGGGCCTCCGAGACCGGGCACACCATCCCGCGCGTCTCGACGGTGTACGTCAGGACCCAGGGAACCCGCTGGTCCCAGAGCTTCCTGCAGACGAACGAGGCCGGCGAGTGGGAGGCCGAGTACCACGGCGGGGAGCGCTCCTACACGGCGGGCAGGAGCTACCACCACGCCTTCAACAACGGAGTCTTCGGTCCGAACCTGCGGCGGGGGGAGGGCGGGGTCTTCCGGGACGGCGACTTCCTGTACGGGAGCGTGAACCCGCTCTCGGACGGCGCCGGTCACCTCGGCGGCAGCGACCACGACAGGGCGACCACGACCCTGTACCGCAACGGTGGGAAGTACGCGACCAGGAACGAGATCCTGGACCACACCGAGTTCACCCTGCCCAAGGGCAAGGCGACGTACAGACTGGTCACCACCGTCGAGCGCAGCGGCCCCTCGAAGCTGAGCCGCAGGGTGAGCGCCGCCTACACCTTCACCTCGGGCCGCACCTCCGAGGAGACCGCGATCCCGGTGTCGGCCGTGCGCTTCGCGCCGAAACTGAGGCTGGACGGCACCTCCAGGGCACGGGCCACGGTCTCCGTGCCGGTGGTCGTCCAGGGCGCGGCGGGGAGGAACCCGAAGTCGTTGACCGTGTACGTCTCCCACGACGACGGCGGGACGTGGCGGAAGCTCGCCGTCAGGAAGGGCCGGATCACGGTCGAGAATCCCGGCAGGGGCGGGAGCGTCTCCTTCCGGGCCGAGGTGAGGGACGACAGGGGCAACGCCCTGTCCCAGACGATCATCGGCGCCTACCGCACCCGGTGA
- a CDS encoding DJ-1/PfpI/YhbO family deglycase/protease, whose amino-acid sequence MKVAFLVAPEGVEQIELTDPWQAVKDAGGTPVLLSTDNGPVQAFDHLDKADTFEVDRQVADAEVEEYDGLVLPGGVANPDFLRMDEKAVAFVREFCRTGKPVAAICHGPWTLVEADVVRGRKLTSFPSLRTDIANAGGNWVDEQVVVCTEGPNTLITSRKPDDLKAFDEAFLKEFQTVSA is encoded by the coding sequence GTGAAGGTCGCCTTTCTCGTCGCCCCCGAGGGTGTGGAGCAGATCGAGCTGACCGACCCGTGGCAGGCGGTGAAGGACGCGGGTGGCACCCCGGTCCTGCTGTCCACCGACAACGGACCGGTGCAGGCGTTCGACCACCTCGACAAGGCCGACACCTTCGAGGTGGACCGGCAGGTCGCCGACGCCGAGGTCGAGGAGTACGACGGGCTGGTGCTGCCCGGAGGCGTGGCCAACCCCGACTTCCTGCGCATGGACGAGAAGGCCGTCGCCTTCGTCCGGGAGTTCTGCCGGACCGGCAAGCCCGTCGCCGCGATCTGCCACGGGCCGTGGACGCTGGTCGAGGCCGACGTGGTGCGCGGCCGGAAGCTCACCTCGTTCCCCAGCCTGCGCACCGACATCGCCAACGCGGGCGGCAACTGGGTCGACGAACAGGTCGTCGTCTGCACGGAGGGCCCGAACACCCTGATCACCAGCCGCAAGCCGGACGACCTCAAGGCGTTCGACGAGGCGTTCCTCAAGGAGTTCCAGACCGTCTCCGCCTGA
- a CDS encoding DUF1330 domain-containing protein, whose translation MTAYAIAHLRNHPGPHPDVIAYLERIQDTLEPFAGRFRVHGGPMEVREGEWPGNVVVIEFPSMERARAWYDSEAYQEILPLRTDHIDSTAFLVEGVGPGYHPRRKAEAMRRAADARPSAPAAS comes from the coding sequence ATGACCGCCTACGCCATCGCCCACCTCCGGAACCACCCCGGCCCCCACCCGGACGTGATCGCCTACCTGGAGCGCATCCAGGACACCCTGGAGCCCTTCGCCGGCCGCTTCCGCGTTCACGGCGGCCCGATGGAGGTGCGGGAGGGCGAGTGGCCCGGGAACGTGGTGGTGATCGAGTTCCCGTCGATGGAGCGGGCCCGCGCCTGGTACGACTCGGAGGCGTACCAGGAGATCCTGCCGCTGCGCACCGACCACATCGACAGCACGGCCTTCCTCGTGGAGGGCGTCGGTCCCGGCTACCACCCGAGGCGGAAGGCCGAGGCGATGCGCCGGGCGGCGGACGCCCGACCCTCCGCCCCGGCCGCTTCGTGA